A genome region from Maridesulfovibrio salexigens DSM 2638 includes the following:
- a CDS encoding DUF4390 domain-containing protein, whose amino-acid sequence MKAETSMIKTAQQTCTLSKDWRVMLLWLGMLTIFLPAGAQASSLQLKNMVLDNQAGSIMARFGIELVADAQVEDALLNGMKLKLECDASLFEHKNVWLDSKVASKTYSNKLYFDSLSNQFVLEKPGAKILKHKNLSILLREEWKNFILDLGPWSTLKRGERYNLRLKVRLDRTEVPAWLKSTLFFWSWDVIPAATYQLDFTY is encoded by the coding sequence ATGAAAGCAGAAACATCAATGATAAAAACGGCTCAGCAAACATGTACACTCTCCAAAGACTGGAGAGTCATGCTCCTGTGGCTGGGCATGTTGACCATTTTCCTCCCGGCAGGCGCACAGGCAAGTTCCCTGCAACTCAAGAATATGGTTCTCGATAATCAGGCCGGTTCCATCATGGCCCGCTTCGGAATTGAACTTGTCGCCGACGCACAAGTGGAAGATGCCCTGCTAAACGGTATGAAACTTAAACTTGAATGTGATGCTTCCCTCTTTGAGCATAAAAATGTCTGGCTGGACTCAAAAGTAGCAAGCAAAACGTATAGCAATAAACTTTATTTTGACTCCCTCTCCAACCAGTTTGTACTGGAAAAACCCGGAGCTAAAATATTAAAACACAAAAACCTGTCCATACTTTTACGAGAAGAATGGAAAAATTTTATCCTTGATTTAGGCCCATGGTCCACTCTCAAACGCGGGGAACGATACAACCTGCGCCTGAAAGTTCGCCTAGACCGCACAGAAGTCCCGGCATGGCTCAAGAGTACTCTCTTTTTCTGGTCTTGGGACGTAATCCCGGCCGCCACCTATCAGCTGGATTTCACCTACTGA
- a CDS encoding sensor histidine kinase encodes MTEQNIKISVPDTKERKRRQREYYIAFFCLLVFVALGFVQLKYIGVNSYLFVGLFNLNFILLLIVLFIVVRNGVKLLLERRRRVLGSKLRTRMVLSFMSLSLVPTLLMFFMAMQFVQISVDYWFKNQVEESMVQSLELGRAFYASAQEGLERRGENILGTIKESRYAWGGKSMKKFLGKKLGEYDLGLLGVVRPDRKKINWYSQGSWDKAWSEINAKVDWEDMQKNPRFWSTIHPMPGNDMVIGILPVDEGKTGFLIIGENIGQGMLYKLDRVVRGLDEYKQLKTLKYPLKMSLYLTLGVTTLLIILGSIWFGFRLSKELSAPIQALAAGSQRIARGDLSVRLEDRSDDELGFMVQSFNRMAEDLEDSQKSLKTANDRLAQQNQELERRGRYMEAVLNNITAGVISLNEEGKISTVNSAIEEMLGIEARFVHGKDPLALLPEGDLASLIAEARLHMATSPFSQWQRQLSLTVEGRHRKFLVNVVALKAGDSSTGIVAVFEDITELEKMQRIAAWREVARRIAHEIKNPLTPIKLSAQRLQRKFGQEIEDNVFRESTDLIISQVEHLQQMVQEFSAYAKLPEVRLKPDNIAPLLEEVVSLYRNSHSNIEWSLSFDGELPQLELDREAMRRTLINLLTNAAEALDNCESPTVTITAMHDATLGWLRIEVQDNGPGLSADERSRMFEPYFSSKKSGTGLGLTIVKSIVTDHRGFIRVKPADPHGTIFVLELPT; translated from the coding sequence ATGACTGAACAGAATATCAAAATAAGTGTGCCCGACACCAAGGAACGCAAACGCAGGCAACGGGAATATTATATTGCCTTTTTCTGCCTGCTGGTCTTCGTGGCACTGGGCTTTGTACAGCTCAAATACATCGGGGTAAACTCCTACCTTTTCGTAGGTCTGTTCAACCTGAACTTCATTCTGCTGCTCATTGTCCTGTTCATCGTGGTCCGCAACGGAGTCAAACTGCTTCTTGAACGACGGCGCAGGGTGCTCGGCTCCAAGCTGCGAACGCGCATGGTCCTGTCTTTCATGTCGCTTTCCCTTGTTCCGACCCTGCTCATGTTTTTCATGGCCATGCAGTTCGTGCAGATTTCCGTGGATTACTGGTTCAAAAATCAGGTTGAAGAATCCATGGTCCAATCCCTTGAACTGGGAAGGGCGTTTTATGCCTCGGCGCAGGAGGGACTGGAACGGCGCGGGGAAAATATCCTCGGAACCATCAAGGAAAGCCGCTATGCATGGGGCGGTAAATCCATGAAAAAATTTCTCGGTAAAAAGCTCGGGGAATACGACCTCGGCCTGCTTGGGGTTGTGCGCCCGGACCGTAAAAAAATCAACTGGTACTCACAGGGATCATGGGACAAGGCATGGTCGGAGATCAATGCCAAGGTTGATTGGGAGGATATGCAAAAGAATCCACGGTTCTGGTCCACCATCCACCCCATGCCCGGTAACGACATGGTTATCGGTATTCTGCCCGTGGATGAGGGCAAAACAGGGTTTCTGATCATCGGGGAAAATATCGGACAGGGAATGCTTTACAAGCTGGACCGGGTTGTACGAGGTCTTGATGAATACAAACAGCTCAAGACACTGAAGTACCCGCTCAAGATGAGTCTTTACCTGACTCTGGGCGTTACCACCTTGCTGATTATCCTCGGGTCCATCTGGTTCGGATTCCGTCTTTCCAAAGAGCTTTCCGCTCCTATTCAGGCACTGGCGGCGGGTTCACAGCGTATTGCGCGAGGTGACCTTTCCGTACGCCTTGAAGACCGCTCTGACGATGAACTGGGCTTCATGGTCCAATCCTTCAACCGCATGGCAGAAGACCTTGAAGACAGCCAGAAAAGCCTGAAAACAGCCAACGACAGGCTGGCACAGCAGAATCAGGAACTGGAACGCAGGGGCCGCTATATGGAAGCGGTACTCAACAACATTACCGCCGGGGTTATCTCCCTTAACGAAGAAGGCAAAATCAGCACCGTCAACTCTGCCATTGAAGAGATGCTCGGCATCGAAGCCCGCTTTGTACACGGGAAAGATCCGCTGGCCCTTCTGCCGGAAGGCGATCTGGCCTCACTTATTGCCGAAGCCCGCTTACACATGGCAACCAGCCCCTTTTCTCAGTGGCAAAGGCAGCTATCCCTCACCGTTGAAGGAAGGCACAGGAAGTTTCTGGTCAACGTTGTGGCCCTCAAAGCCGGGGATTCCAGTACCGGTATCGTTGCCGTGTTCGAAGATATTACCGAACTGGAAAAAATGCAGCGCATTGCGGCATGGCGCGAGGTTGCAAGGCGCATCGCCCATGAGATCAAGAACCCGCTTACTCCCATCAAGCTTTCAGCCCAGCGATTGCAGCGTAAATTCGGACAGGAAATCGAGGATAATGTTTTCCGTGAATCCACAGACCTGATAATTTCCCAGGTTGAACATCTGCAACAGATGGTTCAGGAATTTTCCGCCTATGCCAAGCTGCCGGAAGTACGGCTCAAACCGGACAATATCGCCCCCCTTCTTGAAGAAGTGGTCAGCCTTTACCGCAACAGCCACAGCAACATTGAATGGTCGCTGAGCTTTGACGGAGAACTGCCGCAATTGGAACTGGACCGCGAGGCCATGCGCCGTACTTTAATCAACCTGCTGACAAATGCAGCGGAAGCTTTGGACAACTGCGAATCTCCCACAGTAACCATCACCGCCATGCATGATGCCACCCTTGGCTGGTTGAGAATCGAAGTTCAAGATAACGGCCCCGGACTCTCCGCAGATGAACGGTCCAGAATGTTTGAACCTTACTTTTCAAGTAAAAAGAGCGGAACCGGGCTGGGTCTGACTATCGTCAAATCCATTGTCACGGATCATCGCGGATTTATTAGAGTCAAACCGGCTGATCCACACGGCACCATCTTCGTTCTGGAACTGCCGACCTGA
- a CDS encoding HD domain-containing phosphohydrolase, which translates to MISYNEKNAKNKLPSRIMVVEDEAIVSLDIQGRLKSLGYDVAGIATSGEQALKLIEETSPDLILMDIMLEGDMDGIDTAAKIKKYHSIPIIYLTAYADNDTLKRAKITEPFGYIIKPFEDRELNLTIEMALYKHHAESTLNDNRRWLKTTFDSIDDAVITTDHRGRIKSMNKAACLLMESDIDNMFGRDFQEAVDIFESATMESIKIFSQNDSVLGDVVLKSPQGTIPVSVNISGISEKNDVVGKVVVLRDISELKKSEDALKKSLSQLRRTFDETVVSLTAMSEKRDPYTSGHQQRVAELACRIAVKMRLSAEEINCIRIAGILHDVGKISIPAEILSKPTRLTNLEMNLMKTHSEAGYEILKGISFPWPVADIVIQHHERIDGTGYPNGLSGDNILREARIIAVADVVEAMSSHRPYRAALGLPRAMAEIARGRGTAYDPEAVDACTQLIEEDNFSFETRTEI; encoded by the coding sequence ATGATTTCATACAATGAAAAGAATGCCAAAAATAAGCTCCCATCCCGAATAATGGTCGTTGAAGACGAAGCTATCGTTTCTCTGGACATACAGGGACGACTCAAAAGTCTTGGATACGATGTTGCTGGAATAGCCACGTCCGGAGAACAGGCCTTAAAACTTATTGAGGAAACTTCCCCGGACCTGATTCTCATGGATATCATGCTTGAAGGGGACATGGACGGCATAGACACCGCTGCAAAAATCAAGAAATACCACAGCATTCCAATTATTTACCTCACTGCTTATGCAGACAACGACACTCTGAAACGCGCCAAAATAACTGAACCGTTCGGGTACATAATCAAACCTTTTGAGGATCGGGAACTCAACCTGACTATTGAAATGGCGCTCTATAAACACCATGCAGAAAGCACCCTCAATGATAATCGCCGCTGGCTGAAAACAACTTTCGACAGTATTGATGATGCAGTCATCACCACGGATCACCGTGGACGGATCAAATCAATGAATAAAGCCGCTTGTTTACTAATGGAAAGTGACATTGATAATATGTTCGGACGAGATTTTCAGGAAGCTGTAGATATTTTTGAAAGCGCTACAATGGAGTCCATCAAAATATTTTCGCAAAATGATTCAGTTCTCGGCGATGTAGTCCTTAAAAGTCCACAAGGAACTATCCCGGTATCAGTCAATATCTCAGGAATCTCAGAAAAAAATGATGTTGTGGGTAAGGTAGTGGTTCTACGGGATATTTCCGAACTTAAAAAAAGTGAAGACGCACTTAAAAAAAGCCTCAGTCAGCTAAGACGCACTTTTGATGAGACGGTTGTCTCCCTGACAGCCATGTCTGAGAAACGAGACCCTTATACTTCAGGCCACCAGCAACGCGTAGCAGAACTGGCCTGTCGCATAGCTGTAAAAATGCGGCTCTCAGCAGAAGAAATCAACTGCATCAGGATTGCAGGGATCCTGCACGATGTCGGGAAAATATCTATCCCGGCAGAGATTCTTTCCAAACCGACCAGACTGACTAATCTTGAAATGAACCTGATGAAGACCCATAGTGAAGCAGGCTATGAAATCCTGAAAGGAATTTCCTTTCCATGGCCCGTGGCCGATATAGTAATTCAGCACCATGAACGCATTGACGGAACCGGATACCCCAATGGACTCAGTGGAGACAATATCCTGCGTGAAGCCCGGATTATCGCTGTAGCTGACGTAGTTGAAGCCATGAGTTCCCACCGACCCTACCGTGCTGCCCTCGGTCTGCCCAGAGCCATGGCGGAAATTGCACGAGGACGCGGAACAGCGTATGATCCTGAAGCTGTAGATGCCTGCACCCAATTAATAGAAGAAGATAATTTTTCCTTTGAAACACGTACGGAAATATAG
- a CDS encoding sigma-54-dependent transcriptional regulator, which translates to MSKNILIVDDEDGIRYSLRGILEDEGFDVSEAESGEKALEHLNEDQPDLVFLDIWLPGMDGLEVLDRIKKEWDWLPVVMISGHGNIETAVSAIKKGAFDFIEKPLSLEKVVITAEKAVEFSRLQSENKALRTRIAAEQPARLTGQSESIDSMREVIGQVAPTDAWVLITGENGTGKEIVARSIHSQSQRADKPLVAVNCAAIPEELIESELFGHEKGAFTGAEKAQEGKFELADNGTLFLDEIGDMSLKTQAKILRILQEQRFERVGGRKTINVDVRVIAATNKDLFQEIKNGNFREDLYYRLKVFPLEVPPLRDRNKDIPLLIDEFITSLNRQHGFKPLTFTEPALNILTEYSWPGNVRELKNFVERMLIMFGGKEVGPDKLPPEIANGPRIEKPETDQEQLPLPLPEGEVDFKKARADFEAQFLEAKLREYKGNVSKLAEAVGLERSSLYRKLKAYEIQVD; encoded by the coding sequence ATGAGCAAAAACATACTGATTGTAGATGATGAAGACGGCATCAGATACTCCCTTCGCGGAATTCTTGAAGATGAGGGCTTTGACGTAAGCGAGGCTGAATCCGGTGAAAAGGCCCTTGAGCATCTCAATGAAGACCAGCCTGACCTTGTATTTCTGGACATCTGGCTTCCGGGCATGGATGGACTTGAGGTCCTCGACCGCATCAAAAAGGAATGGGACTGGCTGCCCGTGGTCATGATCTCCGGTCACGGAAATATTGAAACCGCTGTTTCCGCTATCAAAAAGGGTGCATTCGACTTCATCGAAAAACCTCTTTCCCTTGAAAAGGTGGTTATTACAGCTGAAAAAGCCGTGGAATTCTCACGCCTGCAATCAGAAAACAAAGCTCTGCGCACCCGCATTGCCGCTGAACAACCTGCCAGATTAACCGGACAATCCGAATCCATCGACTCCATGCGCGAGGTAATCGGTCAGGTAGCCCCCACTGATGCGTGGGTACTTATCACCGGAGAAAACGGAACCGGTAAAGAAATCGTAGCCCGCTCAATCCACTCCCAAAGCCAAAGGGCGGATAAACCCCTTGTGGCGGTAAACTGTGCAGCCATTCCTGAAGAATTGATTGAGTCGGAACTTTTCGGCCATGAAAAAGGAGCTTTCACCGGCGCGGAAAAAGCTCAGGAAGGTAAGTTTGAGCTGGCAGACAACGGAACTCTCTTTCTGGATGAAATCGGAGACATGAGTCTGAAAACACAGGCCAAAATACTGCGTATTCTCCAAGAACAGCGTTTTGAACGTGTCGGCGGAAGGAAGACTATCAATGTTGATGTGCGCGTTATCGCCGCGACTAACAAAGATCTGTTTCAGGAAATAAAGAACGGAAACTTTCGTGAAGACCTTTACTACAGGTTGAAAGTTTTCCCGCTGGAAGTCCCGCCCTTGCGTGACCGAAACAAAGACATCCCACTCCTGATTGATGAATTCATTACCAGCCTTAACCGTCAGCATGGATTCAAGCCATTGACCTTCACCGAACCAGCTCTCAATATTTTGACTGAATATTCATGGCCGGGAAATGTTCGTGAATTGAAAAACTTTGTTGAAAGAATGCTGATCATGTTCGGCGGCAAAGAAGTTGGGCCGGATAAGCTGCCCCCGGAAATAGCCAACGGTCCCCGCATTGAAAAGCCTGAAACTGATCAGGAACAACTTCCATTACCCCTGCCGGAAGGTGAGGTTGATTTCAAAAAAGCCCGTGCTGATTTTGAGGCCCAATTCCTAGAGGCCAAGCTCCGCGAGTACAAAGGAAATGTTTCAAAACTGGCCGAAGCAGTAGGTCTGGAAAGAAGCTCCCTTTACCGCAAGCTTAAGGCTTATGAGATTCAGGTGGATTAG
- a CDS encoding carbonic anhydrase, with the protein MRILLLLLITAFLVNYPCSDTFAENGTSALSAEQQQRGADQSLVLLMEGNLRFVKGSSVYPNQTSHQRKVLALRGQNPFATVVTSSDSRVDPVLIFDRGLGDLFTVRLAGNVAGSDTLASVEYSMLALETPLLVVMGHTRSTLIKAAIDKVELKGHLVQLMGKLEPAIQMTRVLYPSLKGGELADKVAETNVRQVMREILSQCPAVLEKVRSGKAQLMGAVYDTDTGAVRWLGP; encoded by the coding sequence TTGAGGATATTACTTTTATTATTGATAACTGCATTTCTGGTGAATTACCCTTGTTCCGATACTTTTGCTGAAAATGGTACATCTGCATTGAGCGCAGAACAGCAGCAAAGAGGTGCGGATCAGTCACTGGTCCTGCTCATGGAAGGGAATTTGCGATTTGTTAAAGGGAGCAGTGTTTATCCCAACCAGACCTCTCACCAGCGCAAAGTTCTGGCTTTAAGGGGGCAAAATCCTTTTGCCACAGTGGTCACTTCCTCTGATTCGCGAGTTGATCCGGTTTTGATTTTTGACCGTGGCCTAGGTGATCTTTTCACAGTTCGTCTTGCAGGCAATGTGGCTGGTTCGGATACGCTGGCTTCAGTGGAATATTCAATGCTGGCCCTTGAAACCCCATTGCTGGTTGTAATGGGCCATACCCGCTCCACCCTGATAAAAGCTGCTATTGATAAGGTTGAGCTGAAGGGACACCTTGTGCAGCTTATGGGGAAGCTGGAGCCTGCCATTCAAATGACCCGTGTTCTTTACCCATCTCTTAAGGGCGGAGAACTGGCGGATAAGGTGGCGGAAACCAATGTTCGTCAGGTAATGCGCGAGATATTGAGCCAGTGTCCGGCTGTCCTTGAAAAGGTTCGTTCCGGCAAAGCCCAGCTCATGGGTGCTGTTTATGATACTGATACCGGAGCGGTGCGCTGGCTAGGACCTTAA
- a CDS encoding lysylphosphatidylglycerol synthase transmembrane domain-containing protein — MNYPEPAASRRKALVGNVLKVLLAGGLLFWLVKSGGIRPEYLLVEAAQIPTLIMSCLVIAAGMALSAPRYVELLKGAGLSISLWDSFRISAVMYFFTQCVLGSASGDVARYFYTTRITGEGTKVGAAIIVDRIVGIMGLFLLGGMGLALNWSLVENSLELRHLATPVMAVLCLLWLGIFLGFLSLAKGRLFGLLTGLFFPALAAIVWCSGNDYLAAEVSPVLFYASLFSLCGPLLAPEFMETGFIYRKFFKGSKLGEKLGEVVSAILIYRNSASSLLKIAALTMVQHLSLIYALYLLSQIQNLPQLPDFNEIFVSAPLAFLAGIIPAPAAGLGVNEAAFETLLRLASSGTVTAGASLFLMFRIWSTLFSVSGVFFLTRSKK; from the coding sequence TTGAATTATCCTGAACCCGCTGCAAGCCGCCGCAAGGCTCTTGTTGGTAATGTATTAAAAGTCCTCCTCGCCGGGGGACTTCTTTTCTGGCTGGTTAAGTCAGGAGGCATTCGCCCGGAATACTTATTGGTGGAAGCAGCTCAGATACCGACCTTGATTATGAGTTGTTTGGTGATTGCGGCAGGGATGGCCCTTTCAGCGCCTCGTTATGTTGAGTTGCTGAAGGGGGCGGGGCTTTCCATTTCTCTGTGGGATAGTTTTAGAATTTCAGCGGTCATGTATTTTTTTACCCAATGTGTTTTGGGATCAGCCAGCGGTGATGTGGCCCGTTATTTTTATACCACCCGCATTACCGGAGAGGGCACCAAGGTTGGTGCCGCCATTATAGTGGACCGCATTGTTGGGATCATGGGATTGTTTTTACTTGGTGGTATGGGGCTGGCCCTAAATTGGTCGCTGGTTGAGAATTCGCTTGAATTACGGCATCTGGCAACACCGGTTATGGCAGTTCTTTGTTTGCTCTGGTTGGGGATATTTCTTGGTTTTTTGTCTTTGGCAAAGGGACGTCTGTTTGGTCTTCTTACAGGGCTTTTTTTTCCTGCTCTGGCCGCAATAGTATGGTGTTCCGGCAATGATTATTTAGCCGCAGAAGTGAGTCCGGTATTGTTTTATGCTTCTTTATTTTCCCTTTGCGGTCCTCTTCTTGCGCCGGAGTTCATGGAAACAGGGTTTATTTACAGGAAATTTTTCAAGGGGTCGAAATTAGGTGAGAAGCTGGGTGAAGTTGTTTCGGCCATACTTATTTATCGGAATTCAGCGTCCTCTCTTTTGAAGATTGCAGCTTTGACAATGGTACAGCACCTTTCACTTATTTATGCGCTTTATTTGCTTTCACAAATTCAGAATCTCCCCCAGTTGCCTGATTTTAATGAAATTTTTGTTTCCGCTCCGCTGGCTTTTCTGGCCGGGATCATTCCTGCCCCAGCCGCTGGACTGGGAGTTAATGAGGCAGCCTTTGAAACCCTGCTCCGTCTGGCTTCAAGCGGCACTGTGACTGCAGGTGCTTCTCTTTTCCTTATGTTTCGTATCTGGAGCACCCTATTTAGTGTGAGTGGAGTTTTTTTTCTTACACGTTCCAAAAAATAA